In Salvelinus fontinalis isolate EN_2023a unplaced genomic scaffold, ASM2944872v1 scaffold_0223, whole genome shotgun sequence, a single genomic region encodes these proteins:
- the LOC129844762 gene encoding methyltransferase-like protein 22, which translates to MCQKNVMLNRHLMEPAGGEVRVRLLDWLRHDLCTDADAEFGWTEDEVADLHDNTTIIIAADVCYDDDLTDALFRTLYRICNNLRLPCTTYLSIEKRLNFTLRHMDISCEAYNHFRHCLCEMQELRDGRTCFTVEQVAPSFPQCLLYERIEQLELWKVTAVPV; encoded by the exons ATGTGTCAGAAGAACGTGATGTTAAACAGACACCTGATGGAACCTGCAG GTGGGGAGGTGCGAGTTCGTCTACTGGACTGGCTCAGACACGATCTCTGCACAG ACGCTGATGCAGAGTTTGGATGGACAGAGGATGAAGTGGCAGATCTCCATGACAACACAACAATTATCATTGCGGCTGACG TGTGCTACGATGACGATCTGACAGACGCGCTGTTCCGAACTCTGTACAGAATCTGTAACAACCTCCGTCTCCCCTGtactacatacctgtctatagagaagag gCTGAACTTCACTCTGAGACACATGGACATATCATGCGAGGCCTACAACCATTTCCGCCACTGTCTGTGTGAGATGCAGGAGCTAAGGGACGGACGGACATGCTTCACAGTGGAGCAGGTCGCACCCTCTTTCCCACAGTGCCTGCTGTATGAGCGCATAGAGCAACtg